In Hyperolius riggenbachi isolate aHypRig1 chromosome 10, aHypRig1.pri, whole genome shotgun sequence, a genomic segment contains:
- the LOC137536380 gene encoding histone H3, which yields MARTKQTARKSTGGKAPRKQLATKAARKSAPATGGVKKPHRYRPGTVALREIRRYQKSTELLIRKLPFQRLVREIAQDFKTDLRFQSSAVMALQEASEAYLVGLFEDTNLCAIHAKRVTIMPKDIQLARRIRGERA from the coding sequence ATGGCCAGAACCAAGCAGACCGCCCGCAAGTCCACCGGAGGGAAAGCTCCCCGCAAGCAGCTGGCCACCAAAGCCGCCCGGAAGAGCGCCCCGGCCACCGGAGGAGTGAAGAAGCCTCACCGCTACCGGCCCGGTACAGTGGCTCTCCGAGAGATCCGCCGCTACCAGAAATCCACCGAGCTGCTGATCCGCAAGCTGCCCTTCCAGCGCCTGGTGCGGGAGATCGCCCAGGACTTCAAGACCGACCTGCGCTTCCAGAGCTCGGCCGTCATGGCTCTGCAGGAGGCCAGCGAGGCTTATCTGGTGGGGCTCTTCGAGGACACCAACCTGTGCGCCATCCACGCCAAGAGGGTCACCATCATGCCCAAAGACATCCAGCTGGCCCGCAGGATCCGCGGCGAGAGGGCATAA
- the LOC137536379 gene encoding histone H1.11R-like — translation MAETAPAAAPPAAEPAAKKKQPKKAAGGGGAKKASKKPSGPAVSELILKAVSASKERSGVSLAALKKALAAGGYDVEKNNSRLKLAIKGLLTKGSLVHVKGTGASGSFRVSKKEAAGKEHKKPAQAKKTPAAAAKPKKPVTARKPKAAKSPKKPKKAPGAAKKSPAKKAAKKPAAAAAKKPKAAAKPKKAAKSPAKKAAKPKAAKSPAKKAAKPKKAAPKKK, via the coding sequence ATGGCAGAGACCGCCCCAGCAGCCGCCCCTCCCGCAGCGGAGCCCGCCGCCAAGAAGAAGCAGCCTAAGAAGGCGGCAGGCGGAGGAGGAGCCAAGAAAGCCAGCAAGAAGCCTTCCGGCCCCGCCGTGTCCGAGCTCATCCTCAAGGCCGTGTCCGCCTCCAAAGAGCGCAGCGGGGTCTCCCTGGCCGCCCTGAAGAAggctctggctgccggaggctacGATGTGGAGAAGAATAACAGCCGCCTCAAGCTGGCCATCAAGGGCTTGCTGACAAAGGGCAGCCTCGTCCATGTCAAAGGCACCGGCGCCTCCGGATCCTTCAGGGTCAGCAAGAAGGAGGCAGCCGGCAAAGAGCACAAGAAGCCGGCACAGGCCAAGAagacgccagcggctgccgccaaGCCTAAGAAGCCGGTTACTGCCAGGAAGCCCAAAGCCGCCAAGTCCCCGAAGAAGCCTAAGAAAGCCCCCGGCGCCGCCAAGAAGAGCCCCGCTAAGAAGGCGGCCAAGAAACCAGCGGCAGCTGCTGCCAAGAAGCCCAAAGCTGCCGCTAAACCCAAGAAAGCCGCCAAGAGCCCCGCTAAGAAGGCAGCCAAGCCTAAGGCCGCCAAAAGCCCGGCAAAGAAGGCAGCAAAGCCCAAGAAGGCCGCTCCTAAGAAGAAATAA
- the LOC137536378 gene encoding histone H4, with protein sequence MSGRGKGGKGLGKGGAKRHRKVLRDNIQGITKPAIRRLARRGGVKRISGLIYEETRGVLKVFLENVIRDAVTYTEHAKRKTVTAMDVVYALKRQGRTLYGFGG encoded by the coding sequence ATGTCTGGTCGTGGAAAGGGCGGGAAGGGACTCGGGAAAGGAGGCGCCAAGCGGCACAGGAAGGTGCTCCGGGATAACATCCAGGGCATCACTAAGCCCGCCATCCGCCGCCTGGCCCGCAGAGGGGGTGTCAAGCGCATCTCCGGCCTCATCTATGAGGAGACCCGCGGAGTGCTGAAGGTTTTCCTGGAGAACGTCATCCGGGACGCCGTCACCTACACCGAGCACGCCAAGAGGAAGACTGTCACCGCCATGGATGTGGTGTACGCCCTCAAGCGCCAGGGACGCACCCTCTACGGCTTCGGGGGCTAA
- the LOC137536382 gene encoding histone H2B 1.1-like: protein MPEPAKSAPAPKKGSKKAVSKTQKKDGKKRRKTRKESTSVYVYKVLKQVHPDTGISSKAMSIMNSFVNDIFERIAGEASRLAHYNKRSTITSREIQTAVRLLLPGELAKHAVSEGTKAVTKYTSAK from the exons ATGCCTGAACCAGCCAAGTCCGCCCCGGCGCCCAAGAAGGGCTCTAAGAAAGCGGTGAGCAAGACTCAGAAGAAGGACGGCAAGAAGCGCAGgaagaccaggaaggagagta ccagcgtt tatgtgtacaaggtgctgaagcaggtgcaCCCCGAC accgGCATCTCCTCCAAGGCCATGAGCATCATGAACTCCTTCGTCAATGACATCTTCGAGCGCATCGCCGGGGAAGCTTCCCGCCTGGCTCATTACAACAAGCGCTCCACCATCACCTCCCGGGAGATCCAGACCGCCGTCCGCCTGCTGCTGCCGGGAGAGCTGGCCAAGCACGCCGTGTCCGAGGGCACCAAGGCCGTCACCAAGTACACCAGCGCCAAGTAA